A region of Pyxidicoccus parkwaysis DNA encodes the following proteins:
- a CDS encoding vWA domain-containing protein codes for MAALAAVGCFVLFTDHFFRPFSVPAAALAGTSDANAQLRRKTLKDFNSHGFNEPVGQGNTHTRHEPNTFTSVGKDRLSTFAVDVDTASYSLFRRSVKDDALPERSSVRVEEWVNAFSYRLPEPEPGTGDFHVDLEAAPSPFTPGRYLLKVGLQGRRVAKSERKPTHLVFLVDTSGSMAGDDRLELAKTSMKLAVRGLNETDTVAITTYAGDVRTVLEPTPARQLERIERAIDSLCSGGGTAMGDGLELAYRYAVRMVGRDTVSRVVVLTDGDTNLGRNQTADAMLASVARYVREGVTLSTIGFGTGNYRDDLMERLADKGNGNCFYIDSEHEARRVFEEKLTGTLEVIAKDVKVQVDFEPDAVRGYRLVGYENRAVADQDFRDDTVDGGEIGAGHSVTALYEVELTGKGTRLATVRVRAKKPQGEEAAEQRFTLERDRVRASLNKASADLRFAAAVAGTADLLRGAHEASDWSLATAESLAEGALDGQEDRREFLTLLHRVRELRGERGVPQAAR; via the coding sequence ATGGCGGCCCTGGCCGCCGTCGGCTGCTTCGTCCTGTTCACCGACCACTTCTTCCGGCCCTTCAGCGTCCCGGCCGCGGCGCTGGCCGGCACTTCCGACGCCAACGCGCAGCTCAGACGCAAGACGCTGAAGGACTTCAACAGCCATGGGTTCAACGAACCCGTGGGCCAGGGCAACACGCATACGCGGCACGAGCCCAACACCTTCACCTCTGTCGGGAAGGACCGCCTCTCCACCTTCGCGGTGGACGTGGACACCGCGTCGTACTCGCTGTTCCGCCGCTCGGTGAAGGACGACGCGCTGCCCGAGCGGAGCTCGGTGCGCGTGGAGGAGTGGGTGAATGCCTTCAGCTACCGCCTGCCGGAGCCGGAGCCCGGCACGGGGGACTTCCACGTGGACCTGGAGGCGGCGCCGTCACCCTTCACTCCGGGCCGATATTTGTTGAAGGTGGGGCTCCAGGGACGGCGGGTGGCGAAGAGCGAGCGCAAGCCCACGCACCTGGTCTTCCTGGTGGACACCAGCGGCTCCATGGCGGGCGACGACCGGCTGGAGCTGGCGAAGACGTCGATGAAGCTGGCGGTGCGAGGCCTCAACGAGACGGACACGGTGGCCATCACCACCTACGCGGGCGACGTGCGCACGGTGCTGGAGCCCACGCCAGCCAGGCAGCTCGAGCGCATCGAGCGGGCCATCGACTCGCTCTGCTCGGGCGGCGGCACCGCGATGGGAGACGGGCTGGAATTGGCCTACCGGTACGCGGTGCGGATGGTGGGCCGCGACACCGTGTCGCGCGTGGTGGTGCTCACGGATGGGGACACCAATCTCGGGCGCAACCAGACCGCGGACGCGATGCTGGCAAGCGTGGCCCGCTACGTTCGAGAGGGCGTGACGCTGTCCACCATCGGCTTCGGCACGGGCAACTACCGCGATGACCTGATGGAACGGCTGGCGGACAAGGGCAACGGCAACTGCTTCTACATCGACTCGGAGCACGAGGCCCGGCGCGTCTTCGAGGAGAAGCTGACCGGCACGCTGGAGGTCATCGCGAAGGACGTGAAGGTGCAGGTGGACTTCGAGCCGGACGCGGTGCGTGGCTACCGGCTGGTGGGATACGAGAACCGCGCGGTAGCGGACCAGGACTTCCGCGACGACACGGTGGACGGGGGCGAGATTGGCGCGGGCCACTCCGTCACCGCGCTGTACGAGGTGGAGCTGACGGGCAAGGGCACGCGCCTGGCCACCGTGCGGGTGCGGGCGAAGAAGCCCCAGGGAGAAGAGGCGGCCGAGCAGCGCTTCACGCTGGAGCGAGACAGGGTGCGCGCATCCCTGAACAAGGCCTCGGCGGACCTGCGCTTCGCAGCAGCGGTAGCGGGCACGGCGGACCTGCTGCGCGGGGCGCATGAGGCCTCGGACTGGAGCCTCGCCACCGCCGAGTCGCTCGCGGAGGGCGCGCTCGATGGGCAGGAGGACCGCCGGGAGTTCCTCACCCTGCTGCACCGCGTGCGAGAGCTGCGCGGCGAGCGGGGCGTGCCTCAGGCCGCCAGGTAG
- a CDS encoding lytic transglycosylase domain-containing protein, with amino-acid sequence MGRKRAQGGGGGFNVPVWAWVLPCALVPVVLLNVGVSWLGGTTVSPLSFSFLDEKADALRAYAEHRTSCLLEGHEKLEPVIDAAERRHHLPPGLLRALVQVESETRVHRISPAGAMGPGQLMPTTASMLRVEDPFDPETAIDASARYLAEQLRRFGDVKLAVAAYNAGPGAVNGRVPRNGETEFYVPKVMAAWKHTRPPAPAVAARTTPKSPTPVSARPAAKPVAQAAMKPASKPSTVAPAKPAPVAKPTAPARAKAPANAQAKPAVTARARRG; translated from the coding sequence GTGTGGGCCTGGGTGCTGCCGTGCGCGCTGGTGCCCGTGGTGCTGCTCAACGTGGGCGTCTCGTGGCTGGGCGGCACGACGGTGTCTCCGCTGTCGTTCTCCTTCCTGGACGAGAAGGCCGATGCGCTGCGTGCGTACGCGGAGCACCGGACCTCGTGCCTGCTGGAGGGGCACGAGAAGCTGGAGCCCGTCATCGACGCCGCCGAGCGCAGGCACCACTTGCCTCCGGGACTGTTGCGAGCGCTGGTGCAGGTGGAGTCGGAGACGCGCGTGCACCGCATCTCTCCGGCGGGAGCGATGGGCCCCGGGCAGCTCATGCCGACGACGGCGTCCATGCTGCGCGTGGAGGACCCGTTCGACCCGGAGACGGCCATCGACGCGAGCGCGCGCTACCTGGCCGAGCAGCTCCGGCGCTTCGGCGACGTGAAGCTCGCGGTGGCCGCGTACAACGCGGGGCCGGGCGCGGTGAATGGACGCGTGCCTCGCAACGGGGAGACGGAGTTCTACGTGCCCAAGGTGATGGCGGCGTGGAAGCACACGCGTCCGCCCGCGCCTGCCGTGGCCGCGAGGACGACGCCGAAGTCACCCACGCCGGTGAGTGCCCGGCCCGCCGCGAAGCCCGTCGCACAGGCCGCGATGAAGCCCGCCTCCAAGCCGAGCACCGTGGCCCCAGCGAAGCCCGCGCCCGTCGCGAAGCCCACCGCCCCCGCCCGTGCGAAGGCTCCCGCGAATGCGCAGGCGAAGCCCGCTGTCACGGCGCGCGCACGACGCGGCTGA